In a genomic window of Dyadobacter fermentans DSM 18053:
- a CDS encoding cupin domain-containing protein has protein sequence MTNESKWAIGGAIKDPKSITAQWNPSNLSLIDGVKVKEVKNVVKNNGFLTEIYRQDWELDNLTVDQIFQVSLLPGGISAWHAHEITTDRIFVNTGLIKVVLYDAREESPTYGQINEFRCGALRPLLIIVPPRVWHGVQNFTNEHAALLNIVDKAYQYDDPDHWRIPLDSPEIPYKFS, from the coding sequence ATGACAAACGAATCGAAATGGGCCATCGGCGGTGCAATCAAAGATCCCAAAAGCATTACTGCGCAATGGAACCCTTCCAACCTGAGCCTGATCGACGGCGTGAAGGTGAAGGAGGTCAAGAATGTAGTTAAAAATAATGGCTTCCTGACGGAAATCTACCGGCAGGACTGGGAACTGGACAACCTGACCGTGGACCAGATTTTCCAGGTATCGCTGTTGCCCGGAGGCATTTCGGCCTGGCACGCGCACGAAATCACCACCGATCGCATTTTCGTAAACACGGGGCTGATCAAAGTGGTGCTGTACGACGCCCGCGAGGAATCGCCTACTTACGGGCAAATCAATGAATTCCGCTGCGGTGCATTGAGGCCGTTGCTGATCATCGTGCCGCCGCGCGTATGGCATGGCGTTCAGAACTTCACGAATGAGCACGCGGCGTTACTGAACATCGTGGACAAGGCTTACCAATACGACGATCCCGATCACTGGCGCATCCCGTTGGATTCGCCCGAGATCCCCTACAAATTTTCCTGA
- a CDS encoding MarR family winged helix-turn-helix transcriptional regulator, with amino-acid sequence MTHQSDHRAYFFKIDTTIKKIRNALQKQLTEAGFDLTVDQWVLIDHIFRKQGISQNELAEMTFKDPPTVTRIIDLLEKKGLVERGPAAGDRRKFNLFLTKNGEAIYNQAFPIVADIRRKGWGSLSDSDYQHFVRIMDSIYQNFT; translated from the coding sequence ATGACACATCAGTCGGATCATCGTGCCTATTTTTTTAAGATAGACACGACTATCAAAAAGATTCGGAATGCCCTCCAAAAACAGCTTACCGAAGCGGGGTTCGACCTCACGGTCGACCAATGGGTATTGATCGATCATATTTTCAGAAAACAGGGCATCAGCCAGAACGAACTGGCGGAAATGACATTCAAAGATCCTCCCACGGTCACAAGAATCATCGATTTGCTCGAAAAGAAGGGATTGGTAGAACGCGGCCCCGCCGCCGGTGACCGCCGGAAGTTCAACCTTTTTCTTACCAAAAACGGCGAGGCCATCTACAACCAGGCATTTCCGATCGTGGCCGACATCCGCCGGAAAGGATGGGGCAGCCTCAGCGACTCCGATTACCAGCATTTCGTGCGGATCATGGATTCTATTTACCAAAATTTTACCTGA
- a CDS encoding lipopolysaccharide biosynthesis protein yields the protein MENTTPDTFERSVFSGIRWNLIVSFGGQLSNIGFTLLLSRLLGPGDFGLLAAAMALSGLIETLGSLGITSALTQRAHLTDRFYSAALLVSCTVAGIMMLTIGFASPLLAAFYGKPQLRDVFLLIMWSIPLQAIEIFPLAGLQRKLAFDKIAFTSLLSTIAAGITAVWLAYAGYGWLALGVKLLVAQGVRTASFCFFAWPRFRFQPALAEVRELLRFGLPQSLSQFLLVFGRKIDDILIGKWMGTGVLGVYSLAYNLYIWPVSNIKGRISQVIFAAFSKIQTDRSAMADYYLKTASLATLIGFPVIVGFSAVCDLAVPVIMGEKWVDAIPVLRILGLASLFEVSVFPGAIYQAIGHTKAYLKIIFITRMVTASGIVIALVLDFGLEGVATSIVVTSLIGFFVYNHFVRKIISVTHLALTQVITRNGIYSVAMLGVIWAVRYASAGFLPKAAELALSIVVGAGCYWMMMRKYHPEVLALKRL from the coding sequence TTGGAAAACACCACTCCCGATACGTTCGAACGTTCCGTTTTCTCCGGGATCAGGTGGAATCTCATTGTTTCTTTTGGAGGACAGCTGAGCAACATCGGGTTCACCCTGTTGCTCAGCCGCCTGCTGGGGCCGGGCGATTTTGGCCTGCTGGCTGCCGCGATGGCCCTTTCGGGGTTGATCGAAACGCTGGGTTCACTGGGTATCACCTCCGCCCTCACCCAACGCGCCCACCTCACCGACCGCTTCTATTCCGCGGCATTGCTCGTGAGCTGCACAGTGGCAGGCATAATGATGCTCACCATTGGTTTCGCATCGCCATTGCTTGCGGCATTCTACGGCAAACCACAGCTGCGTGACGTTTTCCTGCTCATTATGTGGTCGATACCCTTGCAGGCCATCGAAATATTCCCGCTGGCAGGGCTGCAAAGGAAGCTCGCATTCGACAAAATCGCATTCACATCGCTGCTCAGCACGATTGCCGCGGGGATTACCGCCGTTTGGCTCGCGTATGCGGGTTACGGATGGCTGGCGCTGGGCGTGAAGCTGCTGGTAGCGCAGGGTGTCCGAACGGCCTCATTCTGCTTTTTCGCCTGGCCAAGGTTTAGGTTTCAGCCGGCCCTGGCCGAAGTCCGGGAACTGCTACGTTTCGGATTGCCGCAATCGCTGTCTCAATTCCTGCTCGTTTTCGGTCGAAAAATCGATGACATTCTCATTGGAAAATGGATGGGCACGGGCGTACTCGGCGTATACAGCCTTGCGTACAACCTGTACATCTGGCCGGTATCAAATATCAAAGGGCGAATTTCACAGGTAATCTTCGCCGCATTCTCGAAAATCCAGACCGACCGGTCGGCTATGGCGGATTACTATCTAAAAACGGCATCACTGGCGACGCTGATCGGCTTTCCGGTAATCGTCGGCTTTTCGGCCGTATGCGACCTGGCTGTACCGGTGATCATGGGAGAGAAGTGGGTCGACGCGATTCCCGTGCTGAGAATCCTCGGATTAGCTTCGTTGTTTGAGGTGTCGGTATTCCCGGGCGCCATTTATCAGGCGATAGGTCACACCAAAGCCTATTTGAAGATCATTTTCATTACCAGGATGGTAACGGCGTCTGGGATTGTAATCGCCCTCGTCCTCGATTTTGGACTGGAAGGCGTAGCGACAAGCATTGTGGTCACAAGCCTGATCGGCTTTTTCGTGTATAATCATTTTGTTAGAAAGATCATCTCGGTAACGCATCTCGCACTAACACAAGTCATTACACGAAACGGCATTTACAGCGTCGCGATGCTCGGTGTGATATGGGCAGTCCGGTACGCCTCAGCCGGCTTCCTTCCCAAAGCAGCAGAACTTGCGTTATCAATTGTCGTTGGGGCGGGGTGCTATTGGATGATGATGAGGAAGTACCATCCTGAGGTTCTGGCTCTTAAACGGCTCTAA
- a CDS encoding SIMPL domain-containing protein codes for MKKFFLLGALLTSSLITPAFSQVKSELQYQVPNIEVAGFAEMEVVPDEIYFNISLREYYQDEKNQKDKVNITTLEKQLIKAVADAGLPKEALSISGVGGYQNYVDKKKKPATFLEAKQYELKVSSAEKLDGIMSKVESRGVQYANVARVDHSKREEFKKQVKIDALKAAKVKAEYLLAALDQKLGKVLEIKELDENLYFPQPVFAKANVRAFAAESADAVQDSDVQYQKIKISYRMQAAFEIK; via the coding sequence ATGAAAAAGTTCTTTTTGCTCGGCGCTCTTCTTACTTCATCACTGATTACCCCCGCGTTTTCACAAGTCAAATCGGAGCTGCAATACCAGGTGCCGAATATAGAAGTGGCAGGTTTCGCTGAAATGGAGGTCGTGCCGGACGAGATTTATTTCAACATTTCGCTGCGCGAGTATTACCAGGACGAGAAAAACCAGAAGGACAAGGTAAACATCACCACGCTGGAAAAGCAGCTGATCAAGGCTGTGGCGGATGCCGGGCTGCCGAAAGAGGCATTGTCGATCAGTGGGGTGGGCGGTTACCAGAATTATGTGGACAAAAAGAAAAAGCCCGCTACGTTCCTGGAAGCCAAGCAATATGAGCTGAAAGTATCGAGCGCGGAAAAGCTGGACGGCATTATGTCGAAGGTGGAAAGCCGCGGCGTGCAATATGCGAATGTCGCCCGGGTGGATCACTCGAAGCGCGAAGAATTTAAAAAGCAGGTGAAAATCGATGCTTTGAAAGCGGCAAAAGTAAAAGCGGAATACTTGCTGGCGGCATTAGACCAAAAGCTGGGTAAAGTGCTCGAAATCAAAGAACTGGATGAAAACCTTTATTTCCCTCAACCAGTGTTTGCCAAAGCCAATGTGCGCGCATTTGCGGCGGAGTCTGCGGATGCCGTTCAGGACAGTGATGTACAGTATCAGAAAATCAAAATCAGTTATCGTATGCAGGCTGCATTTGAAATCAAATAG
- a CDS encoding YtxH domain-containing protein, which produces MSINAKHLATFILGAAAGVAAHKYLQTEEGEKLLEDLKTKANNLKAEAEGAIDKAPEYFEELKTKGAETLKGNFPDAEGFFKDLFEKFKGTKGSASSGTDVTTPTPDPIS; this is translated from the coding sequence ATGAGCATTAACGCAAAACACCTGGCCACATTCATTTTGGGAGCCGCCGCAGGCGTGGCAGCACACAAATACCTTCAGACCGAGGAGGGAGAGAAGCTTCTGGAAGACCTCAAAACAAAGGCGAACAACCTGAAAGCCGAAGCCGAAGGGGCCATCGATAAAGCTCCTGAGTATTTCGAAGAACTTAAAACCAAGGGCGCCGAAACCCTGAAAGGCAATTTCCCCGACGCGGAGGGCTTTTTCAAGGATCTGTTCGAGAAGTTCAAGGGCACCAAAGGCTCCGCATCCAGCGGAACGGATGTGACCACACCCACACCCGACCCGATTTCGTAA
- a CDS encoding glycosyltransferase family 2 protein: protein MEGPLISIITATYNRSNILAYSIHSVLNQTFRNWELIVIGDCCTDDTAEVVAGFRDPRITFINLEKNFGEQSGPNNEGLRRARGEYIAFLNHDDLWFPDHLEFSLRRLQSTGADLVLAAGFIDHGEEQYRFYLSGVTSEKYGYHPSRIFVPASNWLFKNELVKDVGLWRPARELYVVPSHDWLKRAYEAGKRIEPTRHFTVIAMPSSSRKNAYKDRMFSDSQHCFEQLRDNPHFREQLAIKYLYRSFEENYYDEKTYYWRFFTKKIKTAFIALGFNTIEFNMRRAYKKGGLIASYRKKRGLT from the coding sequence ATGGAAGGCCCCCTCATATCAATCATCACCGCTACTTACAACCGGAGCAATATCCTTGCATACAGCATTCATTCAGTTCTGAACCAAACTTTCAGGAACTGGGAGCTGATTGTGATCGGCGATTGCTGTACCGACGATACGGCCGAAGTGGTCGCGGGATTTCGCGATCCGAGGATCACATTTATCAACCTGGAAAAAAATTTCGGGGAACAATCCGGCCCTAACAACGAGGGCCTGCGCCGCGCCCGGGGCGAGTACATCGCTTTTCTCAATCACGACGACCTCTGGTTTCCCGATCACCTGGAATTTTCGCTTCGCCGCCTGCAATCTACCGGCGCCGACCTGGTGCTGGCGGCCGGATTCATTGATCACGGTGAAGAACAATACCGGTTTTACCTCAGCGGGGTAACTTCCGAAAAGTATGGCTACCACCCCTCACGCATATTTGTGCCTGCAAGCAACTGGTTATTCAAAAACGAGCTGGTGAAGGATGTAGGCCTGTGGCGCCCGGCCCGGGAGCTTTACGTGGTGCCTTCACACGACTGGCTGAAACGCGCATACGAAGCCGGAAAGCGCATTGAACCTACCAGGCATTTCACCGTGATCGCCATGCCGTCCAGCTCGCGGAAGAATGCTTACAAAGACCGCATGTTTTCGGACAGCCAGCATTGTTTTGAGCAGCTGCGTGACAATCCCCATTTCAGGGAACAGCTGGCCATCAAGTATTTATACAGGTCTTTTGAAGAAAATTATTACGACGAAAAAACCTACTACTGGCGGTTTTTTACCAAAAAAATCAAAACTGCTTTCATCGCCCTCGGCTTCAACACGATCGAATTCAATATGAGGCGGGCGTACAAAAAAGGCGGATTGATAGCCAGTTACCGCAAAAAACGAGGACTCACTTAA